In the genome of Diabrotica undecimpunctata isolate CICGRU chromosome 2, icDiaUnde3, whole genome shotgun sequence, the window GTAACAACAGGTTGAGTTGGAATAGATGCAGATTTAGTTTTAGGTCCATATAACTCTTCTAAGCCGATTTTATCATCTTCAGATATGTTGGTAGGTAAATCTTGATAAAACGGATACATTACAGCTTTCCTATCGCTACTATGTGATAAACCTAAAGCGTGACCAACTTCATGAAGAAGGACAGCAAAGAAATTTGTTCGACCCTCTGCTGTAGAATTCAAACTGAAATCCCATGTTAGATTGCTATTCATATGAATTTCTATGCATCCAGTTACTGGTGGAAAATAAGAATGTGCTAATACACCACTTGTAAATGTATAAGGACATGCGCTGTTACCCTGACAATTATATCGAAAATAGTGCTGCTTTGGAACGACTGTTATAGTTATATCCGGATTTGGATTTGGGACTTGCAGataagtaaacttaaattttgatGCTTCTTCCCATATTTTAAATACTCTTTTAGCGACTTCCAAAGCTGTAGGAGTAAATTGGGGAAAATACCATTTTATATCAAATTTTTTACATGCTGATTTTACAGCGTACGCATTGTCTCCTTGTGTACATCTTGGTTTCTGCATTAACTCCACAGTTTCTCTATTTAATTTTCCATCCACaggtaaattatatttttcttgaaaCTTTTGTAGTATTTCAGCAATATCAGTGTGTGCAGTTTCACTTGTGGTGATATAACCATATTGTTCTAACCATGATACCGCATTTGTCTCGTTAAAATTTTCACCTAAGCAAAAACTTACGATGCCAGTTACGATGAGCAGAACAACTTTATTGGTTTGCATCTCGAATGATACTGATTCAAATAAAAAGAATCAGTTTAATACAAGTAAAAGTTGACTCTTTGACCACTCACTCTTTGACCCCACCAACTTGACtaatcttatttttaattttaaataaataaaacaatagatACATATTTTACAAGCTTTATTAAATTCTTTCAAGATCATTAGCGATCCTATGTTTACAGAAAAATATAAGTTGTCCTAACGCCACATGTTGTAAAGTATATCCTTCACGTGCAAATCTATACAACTTTTGAATGGCGTCAAAACACGTATAATTTTGATTACTAAAACTATCTCGAACAATATTAAgcgtattataataaaaatttggaaaTTCAATAGTCTCTAACATTGTCACATATGGTGTTAAAAGTTCGTTGTTTGCTTCTAAAAGGGTGTTCACTTGCATTTCTGAGAGACAAAAGTTAATGTCATGCTTGGTTATTTCGAGGAATTTGATGTTGTCGTAGATTATTTGTCGAATTCTGCAATGGTCACCGCACTGAATTTCAGCAGGATCATCAGAAAAAGTTACGTTCTCATAGAAAAAACTATTCTCATTGAGTTGGGTAATTAATTGTTCCCATTTATATGTACTGAAAGATATTTTCTGCCATGGTGATTTCCACATAATTATCGCAGGAGTGTATGTTCTGGCTGGACTTAGACCACATCCAATTTGGTATGATTCATTTAAAAACTATGTGTACAGCAGGTAATGGGTCTCGTTCTTGGCCGCTTCTTCGTACTTCTCTAGGAGTACATCCAGCTCACGGTCATAGCCTTCAAATACGATTGATGTTTCGGATGATGGTGAAAGGGTGACATCATACTCGCTGCCGCTTGAGTATCCAGTATCTTGGGAATACATTTTGACTATCTAACTGACTGCAACAAACTGAGAAAAGAAAAACGTGTTTCTACGTGTTTATCCTCAATTTTTCATACTTCTGTTCCCCCACCTTTTAGATGACGGCGTCATTATCAATCCAACTATTATATTTTGCATTAAGGCCAAGCCATTTGACGTACATTTTTTTATCTTTGCGACGTAAAACTTTTTCAACTAAGTAAATATCAGGATTGGctgttttctgtaattcttcattGTAAAAGGCTCCTTTTATCGGTGTGCCTTGCATGTCTTCGAGCATGTATGTTGCAGGGTTGGTAATATTAAATTTAGTAACTTTGAATAATTCTGTTGTCCAACTTGGAACGTACCCCTTGTCGAATAACATTTTGGTTTTGCTGATGCGTACAATGTCAACAACTTTAAATTTTCGTGGACCTGCGATTTTTAAATACCTAAACTTGTTATTTAAAATCTTCTTTTCATTGGATTTGTTCACTTGTGATGGTTTATATCCCGTTTTTGAATGCTTTGTATTGTTGTATTCAGACGTAACTTTGGGTAATATGTCAATCCACTTGTATGTACCGTGTAAGCTGAAATACTTGTATAGTTTGGATTTCAACGTTCTAATGACGCGTTCAGCTATGGCTGCTTTCATGGTAGTGAAAACAGAGTAgtgatttattttatgttttttcattaaattttgaaacttGTTGTTGTAAAATTCAGTCCCCTGATCCGACTGCAGATTTTTCGGTGTTCGTTTACTGTGTTTGAGTATATCCGAAAATGCTTAAGTTAGCTCTTCACCCGTTTTTGTCCTTAATGGACGAGTCCAAAGGTATTTCGAGAAACAATCGATAACAActaaaattaattcaaaatttcTATTGTTATGAGAATCAGATCGCATTTCAGCCAAGTCCATCTGCCATAAATCGTCTAAGCCTTTAATGATTGTACGTCGTCTCGGATATTTTTTTCGTGCTTGCTTATGGAGCTCGTTAACCAGTTCTATCTTCTCTTTGGAATTGGCCATGCCTACCTTCTAACGCTTTACCTCTTTGGACTAAAGGGTTTAAACATGTGTTTAATATAGCAAGTGAGTCTTGTATTTATTTTACTGCTGCAGATAAACGTTCATCCAGCTCGAACAAAGTCTTTGACAGATCTGATACTTTATTATCTAATAAAGATCTCATATCCGATTCATCTCGAATACTTTTCTGCCATTGCTCAATATTATGAATCCTATTATCATTTATTGTTTGCATATCTAACTGTAACTCGCTTCGTAATGTATTATGGTTTTACGTTTCATCTTTTTTACATCGGACATCACTCTTCCAAAACTTTTAATCTTCAACGCTTTAAGTCATTGTTTTCAATGAATTCTTCTATTACCTTAATACGAATTTTCAAATCTTGCGAATTAAGATCcattgttttaatctttttttctatttccagaGCTTTCATCATATTTTGTGTAGTTTGGTAGGCAGCATCCGTAAGACTCTTCTCCATttcatgtttaaatatatttagatcatttttaaaattatgtatgtcttttgataaatcagatattttcaAACCAACCAATTTATTGTCATCAGCTAACCcattaatcgatttattaaaactGCTTTCAATTTTGTTAATTGAGTTCGAGATTTTTTGTTCAAGTTGAGCATCTTTTGCATTATATTCATTGCgtatcaaattaaatttttttcttaaaaaagtttTGACATTAACAATTTGATCATCTACGtatttcttattggaaagatgtatacctgctacaggaggatctcgtTTAATATCCTTATTGACTgcatgtatctggttttgtaaatccaaaatggattgctttaaaccatcacgtagctttttaacaacttgttcattagaacgataatgatgacgaccaaacttgtcaacactcataTTGAAAATGATATCCAATAATCCAACctaacattaatatataatatctgcttcacgtaattcggtgataatggcaacaatttcgttattgtgggatgtgtttcctgcttcttgggaagcaatCAGCAATTTTAATCTGTCAcatagttcgtttggatcatcccaatacacatattcaataggattatcaTTGTAGATCAATTGAGAATCACCGACGAGCCCAGATCCTTTGGagctagatggtgaagataacgatgttcgaggagaCGTTGACGATGAACAAGTCGCTTTTGCTAAACGGGCGAGACCTTCGAAAGGTGgtctctttaatgcagtagatcgagttttTGGTGGTGATTTCTTCgttgttgcatcgataggtttaaATAGTGGCTTaataatatgatgatatttttctccagttgcacctttaagacgacctATAGCATCCAGATGAGCCcctgtactatttaataaacttttatagtgtTTTAAATCATTATCATCATAATATTCTGGActattataaaaaattagttgGTATAAACCTGGCGTTCCCGGTACCCATCCTCCTCCCTCACTACCATCACTGATGACTTCTACactacctttgtttttgttaaagtttattcgcCGTTTACCTAACATCCAACCAATTTCGTCATTATATATAggtccatagtttttatcaattttatcgtctttcatccaaaactcttttatatatttatgactcattggaggatattgctcgatatattcatcaataacctctttcgaaacattattaggatcaaaAATTTCATGTTCGTTAGCTCGATCAGTTAATACTACATCCGAAAATACATCGTCATCGTCGGCTTCTTTTTTCatctcttcctccgttttcaCCTCTTCCTTTTTGACATgattaagtttgttattaatagcatgatgcaacgtttttgaGGATTGCGCAATATCTTTTAAAGGTTTAGCAATGGgtttaaagagtttatttagcgactcatcttgttctgttctaCGTTACTTTAGtgccaaatactttttgcgaataACCCGAGCTAGTTCAACAACTTTACGCTTGCGTgcagctacctctttgtctgacatattgttatacaatgcgtgtgtttcgatcatacctacaattttataaatttgtcaaagcctttacgatatcgtccgttagaaatATCGAACTCCTTAACAATGACGAACGTACCATATTTGTCTTTCCAACATTcagaacaaaattgtttaaattggtcAAATGTCATGTCAGGTGAGACGTGATCATCAAAGACGTGTTTTAAATTGAGCTCATCCTgtttaaacaatacaataaggtTTGCATTATCACGTAGGAGTTGTTTACCTGCTCGATtgtatgattgacataggtatgcacaatcaaTATCTTTATGTCTGcccatacagtaatattcacgtattgtttgttgtggatccgTTGATACATCATCAAAAATGAAAATAGAATTTGGTTTAGCTTCACTGGGACTTAttacatcatcattatctttaaatggaaaatagcccaCTTCTTTTATAGAGTCCAACACTTCTTTCAAAAATTGATACTTAGGttgaaacaacgactttgaataaacgtaaacatttttgaatttagcgccattcagATCAAACAAtaatgccaacataacattagtttttccacatccacttggaccacatatgatagcacgaaaAGAATGTGGTAGCAATGCGCCATGTTTACTGGTTCTTGTCATGTTAtcgacaaaatccaagttttccactACTAGTGTCTTATCTTGCTGAACTACATTCATCTTGTGATTGATATGTATTTTATACACTTGGTTATATAAAGAAATTTTTGTAAGAAACAATCCATTTCAATGTTGGTCGTTCAAGGTGAAGGAATTTTGAATTCTCTGATTAATAGTCTACCATTTGAATTGCACGCTCCTGGCTACCAATATCTAGGGCCTGGAACAAAATTACAGAACCGTCTAGCTCGTGGAGATCCTGGGATAAATCCAttagatcgagctgcgagagatcacgatatcgcatattcccaaagtaattcattgaaagatcgacataaagcagattgggtgttggaaaacaaagcgtgggaacgagttaaagcaaaagacgcatcTTTGGGTGAAAAAGCTACTGCCTGGTTGACTACTACAGCGatgaaagctaaacgaaaactgggtatgggtatgaaacatggtaaaggtgttggttcatttaGGCGACATGTTCTGCAACCAATTATCAGAAAATTGAAACGATCTCCTCCGTTACCAAATCTGCGCAAATCAACCCTTcttgcacttgcagcagctagagcAGCTGTTAAGAACGTAGGTGGGAAAAAGAATATACGGGTTCCAAGAATCATTCCATTGGAACCAAAATCAGATggtattttacctttaatccccaTCTTTGCAGGCTTATCAGCTCTTGGTAGTTTGGCGGGGGGCGCAAGCGCAATCGCCAAGACTGTAATTGattcaaagaat includes:
- the LOC140433778 gene encoding matrix metalloproteinase-16-like, producing the protein MQTNKVVLLIVTGIVSFCLGENFNETNAVSWLEQYGYITTSETAHTDIAEILQKFQEKYNLPVDGKLNRETVELMQKPRCTQGDNAYAVKSACKKFDIKWYFPQFTPTALEVAKRVFKIWEEASKFKFTYLQVPNPNPDITITVVPKQHYFRYNCQGNSACPYTFTSGVLAHSYFPPVTGCIEIHMNSNLTWDFSLNSTAEGRTNFFAVLLHEVGHALGLSHSSDRKAVMYPFYQDLPTNISEDDKIGLEELYGPKTKSASIPTQPVVTRVSSPTLKTTTTERSRSKATTIARSNKSMQNAITNVCELEYPDLIFLAYAPSFPTYRMYIVSKDLIWKYDLNNKKIPANAEQFIGYLPRGITNVTHVFQSTDGDLIGVSRNRIYAAAFPSLRIHTDNMVPEVNNARSITGLFQTNSGKKFVCFDGSFIEFNDKGVISRGRISDIFPGIPNDITSAFNYIDGHIYFLKQNIYYKFNEFTRSVIEKGTFNWNMLGLTCPDNGLLKQLKSL